Proteins encoded in a region of the Salipiger sp. CCB-MM3 genome:
- a CDS encoding efflux RND transporter periplasmic adaptor subunit, whose amino-acid sequence MALNHTRTRTRLILGLGLALLLGVALAAAFWPRPVLVDLGAVIRGPLVVTIDEEGKTEVRDVYVVTTPVAGRLLRVQAIDGDVVVQGDTVAHMRPAAPSVLDLRTREQARAAVAAAQAALLQAKAEVSASQADVELAVSDHDRAKALAARGTISTAALDQARTAALAAQARLETSRAAVAMREAELANAQAQLIGFDDQGLAEALAEVGASDIPLRAPVDGRILQVVEQSETSLAAGAPVLEIGNIAQDLQVAVDLLSSDAVQVRPGARAMLEDWGGPGVLDAEVERIAPLGTTEVSALGVEEQRVRVILRFTAPSEARAALGHGYRVLARIVTWEDQDTLQIPQSAAFRAGADWAVFRVEEGRAVQVPVSLGQGNGIEVQVLEGLSEGDEIVLYPPAELTGGDLVAQRQAG is encoded by the coding sequence ATGGCTCTCAATCACACACGCACGCGCACCCGTCTGATCCTTGGCCTCGGCCTTGCGCTGCTGCTCGGGGTCGCGCTGGCCGCCGCCTTCTGGCCGCGCCCGGTGCTTGTCGATCTTGGCGCGGTCATCCGCGGGCCGTTGGTGGTGACCATCGACGAGGAAGGCAAAACCGAGGTACGCGATGTTTACGTGGTGACCACGCCCGTCGCCGGGCGGCTGCTGCGGGTACAGGCGATCGACGGCGACGTGGTGGTGCAGGGCGATACGGTGGCGCATATGCGCCCCGCCGCGCCCTCTGTGCTGGACCTGCGCACCCGCGAGCAGGCGCGGGCGGCGGTGGCTGCCGCGCAGGCGGCGCTGCTGCAGGCCAAGGCCGAGGTCAGCGCGTCGCAGGCAGACGTCGAACTGGCGGTCTCGGACCACGACCGGGCCAAGGCGCTGGCGGCGCGGGGCACCATCTCGACCGCCGCGCTCGATCAGGCGCGCACGGCAGCACTGGCGGCGCAGGCGCGGCTCGAGACCTCGCGCGCGGCGGTGGCCATGCGCGAGGCGGAACTGGCCAACGCGCAGGCGCAGCTCATCGGCTTCGACGATCAGGGGCTGGCCGAGGCGCTGGCCGAGGTCGGGGCGAGCGACATCCCGCTGCGCGCGCCGGTGGACGGGCGCATCCTGCAAGTGGTCGAGCAGTCCGAAACCTCGCTGGCCGCCGGGGCGCCGGTGCTGGAGATCGGCAATATCGCGCAGGATCTGCAGGTGGCGGTGGACCTGCTGTCATCCGACGCGGTGCAGGTACGCCCCGGTGCACGGGCGATGCTGGAGGATTGGGGCGGGCCGGGCGTGCTGGATGCCGAGGTCGAGCGGATCGCGCCGCTGGGCACCACCGAGGTCTCGGCGCTGGGGGTCGAGGAACAGCGGGTGCGTGTGATCCTGCGCTTCACCGCGCCGTCAGAGGCGCGTGCGGCGCTGGGGCATGGCTATCGGGTGCTGGCGCGTATCGTGACTTGGGAAGATCAGGACACGTTGCAAATCCCGCAAAGCGCGGCCTTCCGCGCGGGCGCGGATTGGGCGGTCTTCCGGGTCGAGGAGGGGCGCGCCGTGCAGGTGCCCGTCTCGCTCGGGCAGGGCAATGGCATCGAGGTGCAGGTGCTAGAGGGGCTGAGCGAGGGCGATGAGATCGTGCTCTATCCGCCAGCGGAACTGACGGGCGGCGATCTGGTCGCGCAGCGTCAGGCGGGGTGA
- a CDS encoding accessory factor UbiK family protein codes for MQTRNKVFEDLSQLMTNAMGVAQGAKDEAETAMKSMIDRWLADRDFVTREEFDAVRAMAQKAREENEALKARLDALEKGQG; via the coding sequence ATGCAGACGCGCAACAAGGTATTCGAAGATCTGTCGCAGCTCATGACCAACGCCATGGGCGTGGCGCAGGGCGCGAAAGACGAAGCGGAAACCGCGATGAAATCCATGATCGACCGCTGGCTGGCGGATCGCGATTTCGTGACGCGGGAAGAATTCGACGCGGTCCGCGCCATGGCGCAGAAGGCCCGCGAAGAGAACGAAGCGCTGAAGGCCCGCCTCGACGCGCTGGAAAAGGGTCAGGGCTGA